One stretch of uncultured Fibrobacter sp. DNA includes these proteins:
- a CDS encoding VOC family protein, which translates to MKIEHIAIWAKDIDKVCEFYRKYFGGVVHPIYHNPAKQFTSRFVTFDDGARLEIMHRPDIDHVWPVTHNRMFASPKPTRFGSAIKICKRIFTALTSLTFHVEHCGLTHVSFSVGSKEEVDHLTKQMSADGIQVVGQPRTTGDGYYESVILDPEGNRVEITV; encoded by the coding sequence ATGAAAATCGAACATATCGCCATCTGGGCAAAAGATATCGACAAGGTATGTGAATTCTACCGAAAGTATTTCGGTGGGGTAGTTCACCCGATTTACCATAACCCGGCAAAACAATTCACCAGCCGATTCGTCACCTTCGACGATGGCGCCCGTTTGGAAATAATGCACCGCCCTGACATCGATCATGTTTGGCCTGTAACTCACAATCGCATGTTTGCTTCTCCGAAGCCAACTCGCTTCGGTTCGGCAATAAAAATATGCAAGCGTATTTTTACTGCACTCACCTCGCTAACGTTCCACGTGGAACATTGCGGCCTAACCCATGTTTCCTTTTCCGTGGGCTCCAAAGAAGAGGTGGACCATTTAACCAAACAAATGTCTGCTGACGGAATCCAGGTGGTAGGGCAACCCCGAACCACCGGCGACGGGTATTATGAAAGTGTGATCCTGGATCCCGAAGGCAACAGGGTAGAGATTACAGTTTAG
- a CDS encoding O-acetyl-ADP-ribose deacetylase, with protein MIEIEIIQGDITKLNVDAIVNAANCSLLGGGGVDGAIHRAAGPDLLKACIPLNGCETGKAKITPGFRLPAKFVIHTPGPIYRDGLHGEPALLESCYKSCLDLAEANACETVAFPAISCGVYGYPWEAAIEIAVKTVWNFPAQKVKKVIFCCFSTQMEEIYTRIIAASH; from the coding sequence ATGATTGAGATTGAAATTATTCAAGGCGATATCACCAAACTGAATGTGGATGCGATTGTGAATGCCGCCAATTGTTCACTTTTGGGAGGTGGCGGTGTTGATGGAGCTATTCACAGGGCGGCGGGTCCGGATCTCTTGAAAGCGTGCATTCCCCTGAATGGTTGCGAAACGGGTAAGGCCAAAATCACTCCGGGGTTCAGATTGCCGGCAAAGTTTGTTATCCACACTCCGGGTCCGATTTATCGAGATGGTCTGCATGGTGAACCGGCACTCCTGGAATCTTGCTATAAAAGTTGCCTGGATCTTGCCGAGGCGAATGCTTGTGAGACGGTCGCCTTCCCCGCTATTTCTTGTGGAGTTTACGGCTACCCCTGGGAGGCCGCCATCGAGATTGCTGTGAAGACGGTTTGGAACTTCCCAGCTCAAAAAGTCAAGAAGGTCATCTTCTGTTGTTTCTCCACTCAAATGGAAGAAATATATACGCGGATTATTGCAGCCTCGCATTAA
- a CDS encoding pyridoxamine 5'-phosphate oxidase family protein, with amino-acid sequence MEEVKNFLKECGAYFLATVDGDQPRVRPFGTIEIFEGKLYIQTSKTKDCSKQIQQNGKVEICGMNSEGTKWVRVAGTLVRDDRREPKVHMLDCYPELKSMYSVEDPNTEVLYFKDATATFYAFGAAPRTVKF; translated from the coding sequence ATGGAAGAAGTCAAGAATTTTCTCAAGGAATGTGGCGCCTACTTCCTGGCGACGGTCGACGGCGACCAGCCGCGTGTGCGCCCCTTCGGCACCATCGAAATTTTCGAAGGCAAGCTCTACATCCAGACATCCAAGACCAAGGATTGCTCCAAGCAGATCCAGCAGAACGGCAAGGTCGAAATCTGCGGCATGAACAGCGAGGGTACCAAGTGGGTCCGCGTCGCTGGCACCCTGGTTCGCGATGACCGTCGTGAACCCAAGGTCCACATGCTTGACTGCTATCCTGAACTCAAGTCCATGTATTCTGTCGAAGATCCGAACACCGAAGTGCTCTATTTTAAGGACGCGACGGCCACGTTCTACGCCTTCGGCGCTGCTCCGCGTACTGTGAAATTCTAA
- a CDS encoding macro domain-containing protein, which yields MPLKIVRNDITKVKADAIVNSANKNPICGGGAEYSIYEAAGREALLAAREKIGPLKVAEIATTPAFALNAKYIIHTVGPRWNGGVSGETLALAGCYRGALEKAKELGCNSIAFPLISSGVFKFPKDSALQIALRAIGEFLESNEMDIQLVVFDRKSFEVSEELYSDIHAYIDDYYVNDRYMDICAYTSDPRNREWRRNPEPESLVVEECIQENKCFADEGADKLGPISSGSLDDILAKTGETFCDKLFSLIREKNQDDVEVYKRANIDRKHFSKIRSNVNYKPSKKTALALAIALQLDLDETKDLLARAELALSPSNKGDLIVSYFIERKKYDIWEINSMLFKFGQPTLGA from the coding sequence ATGCCCTTAAAGATTGTACGTAACGATATCACGAAAGTCAAGGCCGACGCCATCGTCAATTCCGCCAACAAGAATCCGATTTGCGGGGGAGGCGCCGAATACAGTATTTACGAAGCCGCAGGCCGCGAAGCCCTTTTAGCCGCACGCGAAAAAATCGGTCCGCTCAAGGTGGCCGAAATCGCAACGACTCCGGCCTTTGCGCTCAACGCCAAGTACATCATCCACACCGTGGGCCCCAGGTGGAACGGCGGTGTTTCCGGTGAAACATTGGCGCTTGCAGGCTGCTACCGCGGCGCCCTCGAAAAGGCAAAAGAACTCGGGTGTAACTCCATCGCATTTCCGCTTATCTCAAGCGGCGTGTTCAAGTTCCCCAAAGACAGCGCCCTCCAAATCGCGCTGCGGGCTATCGGCGAATTTTTGGAGTCCAACGAAATGGACATACAGCTGGTCGTTTTCGACCGCAAGTCCTTCGAAGTTTCCGAAGAGCTGTACAGCGACATTCACGCCTACATTGACGACTATTACGTCAATGACAGGTACATGGACATCTGCGCCTACACAAGCGACCCTCGAAACCGAGAGTGGAGACGCAATCCAGAACCCGAATCTCTTGTCGTCGAAGAATGCATTCAAGAAAATAAATGCTTCGCAGATGAAGGCGCTGACAAACTTGGCCCGATAAGCAGCGGGAGCCTAGACGACATTCTCGCCAAAACCGGTGAAACATTCTGCGACAAGCTTTTTAGCCTTATCCGCGAAAAGAACCAGGACGATGTCGAAGTCTACAAGAGGGCAAACATCGACCGCAAGCATTTTTCCAAAATCCGGAGCAACGTCAACTACAAGCCCTCCAAAAAGACAGCCCTCGCGCTCGCCATCGCCCTGCAGCTCGACCTCGACGAGACAAAAGACTTGCTCGCCCGGGCGGAGCTCGCGCTTTCTCCCTCCAACAAGGGCGACCTGATCGTGAGCTATTTTATCGAGCGAAAAAAGTACGACATCTGGGAAATCAACAGCATGCTCTTTAAATTCGGGCAGCCGACCCTCGGCGCATAA
- a CDS encoding DNA-deoxyinosine glycosylase, whose translation MKKPVSKATRTRVTHEFPALYDRESQVLLLGSIPSPKSREMAFYYGHPQNRFWKVIAIVLGEEIPETIAQKKAMLKKHHVALWDVLDSCTIVGASDTSIEDPVVNNIGELVKKSKVSRIFCTGATAYNLYKKFCANDVGIEAVKLPSTSPANCAVSLEKLIEAYKKVL comes from the coding sequence ATGAAAAAGCCCGTAAGCAAAGCCACGCGCACCCGCGTCACCCATGAGTTCCCGGCCCTATACGACCGCGAATCGCAAGTGCTCTTGCTCGGCTCCATTCCCTCGCCCAAGTCGCGCGAAATGGCATTCTACTACGGGCACCCGCAAAATAGATTCTGGAAAGTCATAGCAATCGTGCTCGGCGAAGAAATTCCTGAAACTATCGCGCAAAAGAAGGCCATGCTCAAAAAGCATCACGTCGCATTGTGGGACGTTCTGGACAGCTGCACTATCGTAGGCGCAAGCGATACAAGCATCGAAGACCCTGTCGTCAACAACATCGGCGAACTGGTAAAGAAATCAAAGGTTTCACGCATCTTCTGCACAGGCGCCACCGCATACAACTTGTACAAAAAATTTTGTGCAAACGATGTCGGCATCGAAGCCGTCAAGCTCCCGTCCACATCGCCCGCCAACTGCGCCGTATCGCTCGAAAAGCTTATCGAGGCGTATAAAAAGGTTTTATAA
- a CDS encoding low molecular weight protein-tyrosine-phosphatase codes for MKIKILFVCHGNICRSPMAEFVMKKLVRDLPAESPLADTDFEIASAATSTEEIGNPVYPPARRMLAMHGIDCSGKTARQMTARDYEYYDYIVLMDRNNLRNLRWILPADVYTRETSGPVESRKVSLLMDWAHKSRDVADPWYTGDFVATWDDVNEGCKAMLDQIKPLFQD; via the coding sequence ATGAAAATCAAGATTTTGTTTGTGTGCCACGGGAACATTTGCCGAAGCCCGATGGCTGAATTCGTGATGAAAAAATTGGTGCGGGATTTGCCTGCCGAATCGCCTTTAGCCGATACAGATTTTGAAATCGCAAGTGCCGCGACAAGTACCGAAGAGATCGGGAATCCGGTGTATCCGCCGGCACGCCGCATGCTTGCTATGCACGGAATCGATTGCAGTGGAAAGACGGCGCGTCAGATGACTGCCCGCGACTATGAGTATTACGACTACATTGTGCTCATGGACCGTAACAATTTGCGCAACCTGCGCTGGATTTTACCGGCCGACGTGTACACGCGTGAAACATCTGGCCCGGTGGAAAGTCGCAAGGTCTCACTCTTGATGGATTGGGCGCACAAGAGTCGCGACGTGGCAGATCCCTGGTATACAGGTGATTTTGTTGCAACTTGGGACGATGTAAACGAGGGCTGCAAGGCGATGCTGGACCAAATTAAGCCCTTGTTTCAAGACTAA